One Populus nigra chromosome 16, ddPopNigr1.1, whole genome shotgun sequence genomic window, ttaggtgtggtaagccctattgtaccctattaaatcaacggttcagatctaaacactatagatctaacggttaggatatatttggtatttttcaaattgttttttttgaaaatcaatatcttaCTCGCatgaaaaaatagtgaaaaaacgtgaatagtaaagattttttttctttctttcttttctttttttttctttccttctcccCCTCCTTTCTGGCGAACTATCACTAGCTATTTATAACCAATGACAGGAGACAACACGGAtctgctttaagaaaaattgtAACGTCCGCCTACAATTAGTGTAACTGCCCCgcctaatataacaaatttgtattattaattttgttttattatatataataataaacaaatcagtattagaaaaatctcgtttcaaccgctaaaaatcaattttaatgaccgaaaataatagttttgacccaaaataaccggaaactcattttttaccccggtcgacatggttggacccgtatggactcggtggactcggttttgaccgaatatgacggttttgacccaaaacgacccgacacttattttttaccctagtcgacatggtttgacccgtattgactcgatggactcggttttgaccgaaaatgacggttttgacccgaaacagcctgaaactcattttttaccatggtcgacatggtttgacccgtattgacctggtagactcggttttggtaaaaaatgacggttttgacctgaaacagcccgaaactcattttttaccctggttgacatggtttgacccgtattgacgcggtggactcggttttgatggaaagatgcggttgactcgagaaaagtatatttttgaatttttaaacttttttcttaattttttggatttttataaataataatagaaataaaataacattcgagaaaatcttggtggatccaaaattaggttacaacaaagaacaacaacaaatagagtctgaaactcctgaagttcgaCGGTCAACTCATGAAAGAAGACCACCAacttggcactcagaatatgttactgagagTAACATTGCATAttgtcttctaacagaggatggagagcctTCAACTTTCCAcgaggctatcaaaagcacatatgtatctatgtggatgacagcaatgcaagaggagattgaagctctacacaagaataacacttgggatcttgttccgctaccacaagaaagaaaagccattggcaacaaatgggtttacaagataaagcgtgatggcaatgatcaagtggagcggtatcgtgcaagattggtagtgaaaggatatgctcagaaagaaggaatagacttcaatgagatattttctccggtggtacgacttactacaatcagagtagtcttggcaatgtgtgctatatttgatcttcacttagagcagttagatatgaaaactgcatttcttcatggagaacttgaagaagaaatttatatgctccaaccagagggttttgctgaaacaggcaaggagaacttggtttgcaggttgaacaaatctctatacggtctcaaacaggcaccgaggtgttggtacaatagatttgattccttcataattagccttgggtacaacagactcagttcagaccattgtacgtattacaagaggtttgaagaagatttcatcattttgttgttttacgtggatgacatgttggtgataggccctaacaaagatcgagtccaagaattgaaggcacagttggctagggagtttgatatgaaggacttgggaccagcaaacaagattctagggatgcaaattcaccaAGATAGAAGTAAGAGGAcgatttggctttctcagaagaattatttgaagaagatcttgcgacgcttcaacatgcaagattgtaagccaatttccaccccacttcctgttaacttcaaattatcctcaagtatgtctcctagcaatgaagtagagaggatggagatgtctcgagtaccgtatgcatcagcagtgggaagtttaatgtttgtcatgatatgtacaagaccagacattgcacaagtagtgggagcagctagtcgatacatgacaaatcctggtagagagcattggaatactattaagaggatcttgagatacatcaagggtacctcagatgcTGCATTATGTAATGGAGGATCATAATTTActgtcagaggttatgttgactcagattttgctggtgaccttgagaaaagaaaatccactatAGGCTATGTGTTCACAATTGgaggaggagctgtgagctgggtctctaaacttcagactgttgtagcattatccacaacagaagctgagtacatggcagctacacaagcttgtaaagaagcaatatggatgaagaaacttatagaggagctcgggcacaaacaagagaagattattttgtattgtgatagtcaaagtgccttgcatattgcaaggaatccaacatttcattcaagaacaaaacacatagatgttcaatatcactttgttcgcgaagtggtggaagatggaagtgtggattttcagaaggttcacacaaaggaaaacccagcagatgctttgactaaaccggtcaacactgataagtatatatggtgtagatcctcttatggcctagcagaaacgtaagcagcatgaagatgacaagtatagaaaggatagaagaagaatcacagataatcaagtgtgaagacttgattaaatcatcaaagtcttcaagtgggagaatgtaaagccactttaattagttagcataattgatgggatttgagtgggagatgagttgtaattggtggagtgtgagtggaggatgagttggtataattggtggagtatgagtggaggatgagttgttaggcatatattcctcctaaatttatgaccattataccctcactcttgcctataaataggcaatgcattcaagcctatatgcacaccaagatagagaagagaagaggagagtgaagagagagtaatcccataaaattgtgaggtatttgtgagagagtaagtgagttgttttctcctaataatagagagattcttagttgttctcctattatttgagagaggttgtaattcccacattacttagtaaaatccttctatacttgcctgtggacgtagcccaattgggtgaaccacgtaaattcttgtgtgtctcatttctcattttatcttattccttatcttttgtcttgtcgggtttgcatgccagtatcctaacactAATACTAGACCAGAACATGCTTTTGGAACAAGCATGAGATATGTTTGAAATCGTTACTTGTTAATGTAGGGAGGGGGGTTATTTTTGTCGAGCCATGACTTTATTAATAGTAATAAGTGTGGTTTTATCTTCTGGAATACTGGgtaaaacaatgagaaataGTAATTTTTAGTTTGAGCAACACCTGTTATTTGATCTCATTTTATGGGGTTCACCTCTAAATGACACAACAAATTCTTAATGAAATAAGTATAAATTATGTTTGCAGTAAAACAGAGTCCCaactacaataccaaacaaaacTTAAATCCATTGGTCTCATGATCTAATCTAAGCATGGaggaatgattaaattaatacgagtaaattcaaattgatataattttagaatttttttacaaattaaaataatttacatttttttaaataaaataaattttaatttttttatggattaactttttaaattaaataaatttaaccaggttaaattttatctaatttaattttaaaatcaatttaaatcaagTTAGTCAATCCATTAATTCAAtctaagtttaaaaattaaaggattgaaaattctttttctttatagaaacaaaaaaaatgaattttttattctagatCAGTGTCGAACTTTTTTGAGAAAACAAACCGGATGTATCGcatttttttaaaggaagagACGAAAATTTAAATCCACATGCAAGTGAAATTCATTGAAAAGATaagtttccaaaaaaaaaaaacggggtAATAATATAAAGTTTacaaggactgaattgaaaactTCTAGAAAAAGAGCCACAGAATGAAATATTTGAAAGTACTAGGAAAACCAGCCAATAATAAACAAGACAAATCGTCCACCAACGCCAGCCAAAACCAGAGAGCCGACAGATCTAGTTTTAAaacctattaaaataattaaaaggtgTAGTTTAATTGATAGTTAAATTTACTTGTTAGAGATCAccaatttaaatcttaaaaattttaaagttattaaaaacttgtatgtttgttaattttattgtttataaaattaattaaaatacatgatacctagaaaaaaaaaactactaaaatTCCCATAACCAGCACCATCACTccccagaaaaataaaataaaaaacacgtgCAGAGAACAAAACAATGATTATAAGCACTGATAAAGAACAAAACATGTGCAAATCACAAACCAATgatcaaaaccaaaatataataaaatgctATACGATAATGTTGTCGTACCTGATATCGCGgcggttttaaaaaattaattctcgaatattggaaaaaagaacagatttctggcatcgtgttcttttagggaaaaatgtcttgtttaaggagtcgccacctagtattatggtcactaggaaccctaacaaGTTAACAGAGATTTTATGGTTCGGGACTGGTCACATAAAAGGAAAGTTATTATCACCCTTTAAACGCCCTGCCTGAGGTAGGCTGCATTGCTAGTttcgtcttaaattgctaaatgtttattattttatgctatgaaaatttgcttataatattcctgactctggcattggtaaatattacgcagctataaaaaaataatttaaatcaatatttttttattcctgactctggcgtcagtgaataaataaataaaataaatttatttttacgcatgcacattttttatttttatgctaaataaaataaaatacaacgaataaaaataatataaatttaaaccggtatttatTCTTGACTCTGACGTCagtaaataaactaataaatttatattatttttattaacgtatacatattttttattttttttatttttcctaccatttttatttttctgcttttttatttttatattaattttttttgggctgggcccagctcagcccatatggggctgggctggacccagctgGGCAAAGCACGCGTGAACTTGTTCACGCGTGCATGggcacagtgcgaaggtaattaattaccttcgcacagtgcTAAATGCACTGAAGATTcaaaaagaatgaaaaggaagaaaaagctTACCGTGCTGCAGATTGCTCTCCTAGAGTGTTAGCGTTTTTGGGCGGAGATCAGTGAAAGCGCTCGTTGCAAGGAAACTTGTCTCTttttgaacatttatttttatcagcatcaataataatgagtagtttattcttgatgtcatgaattttatgaaaaagtattctttgcattttgagagcattgtttattgCTATAGgatgcttgcttgcttgattagaaaggacttctacAAGCACGCAACGTAGGCTATGGTTTTcggctatgaaagaaaaggatataaggctcaaagagtgtttcagggtttcaaagactgaAGATCACGATCAATAGTTTGACTTTTGACgttattcatattttcttttgccgctcttctttgatttcctgcttctttttttctttttcattgctttGCTAGAGCATACTCACTTTATCTTGGTTATCACcttttcttgtgatttgggcatgccccctagcatttgagtttTTTGGGCTCTTTTGCCTTTTGGCTTTCTCACGACTTTATCCTTTTTCTTGATCATTGAAATTTCACTTGCCCCCTTTTTTTTGTGATGTGGGCATGATTcctagcatttgagtttcttgggCTCTTTTGCCTTTTGGATTTCTCACGGCTTTATCATCCCTTTTGATCATTGAAATTTcacttgcccccagtgtagggtgtgatcttagtcgagatttttttatgaaagaaaatttttttttattcaggcTCAAAAAGGGTTTGCAAGGGATGCACTTATTTTAGAatgtgaaaggaataacaaagatagcctttcctcatttcaagcgcaagcagctatgatcaataaactttgacctcGTATAATGTGATGGTTTATtctttgcaaagatgcatttcatgaGTTATGAGCAACAAGttcactacataccattatttatacatttaaaaacacatgattcaagagtaatggggtaagggtgtttattctttttttttcacaattgtttttgtaatttagtcacctcaatgatggagttgcttgattcacttgtcattccacaagtagaatgtcaaaaatatcatttttgaataaacatcaaattattttttgaaatcaaaatgccagatcaatttttttcaaaactccaataggGAAACTGATTTTTGGTAAAAGAGATGAATTGCGTCTATGAGATCGCACAAGGCTTCAACGATGTGTTTTTGAATCTTTATAAGAAAACTCTCTCAGAAAAAATGAATAATGTTAGTCGTAAACACGATTGAAtgacaaactcattattttcattgaacTTTAGAAAATAAGTTCAACAAGAAAGAACTTATGACAACATCTTGGGCTATGAATACTGGCATGATAACATATAAAGGGGCTAAACATTTAGTGATCATTGATTGGAATTTCTGGAATATTTCAATCATTCATTCTCCTCGACAAGGGCATCTTTTCAACAGTCAATTGAAATCAAATGTAGATCATTCTCGACCTAATATCACCACagctttatcttcaagatagtTGATTTCCAGGAGTCGATGTGAAGCAATTAGCTATAGAAATGATAAGTGCCTTGGCAACCACCTTCAGTGAAACCGTTCTTCTCAGTCGGGTTAGCAATCTTACCTAACCCAATGgcttgttcaatcctctcaACTATAACAACTAGGTCAGTGAAATGTTGTGCAAAGCTTCTAACCAAGTATTCAAAGTACGAAGCTTTAAAAGTGTCGGAAAATACATTGATCATCTCTTTTTTCAACATTGGAGGGTCAACTTGTGCAGCTAACTCATTCCATCTCCGGGCGTATTCTCTTATGGACTCCTTGTTGTCCTTCTCCATAGCTTGCAAGCTTAAACGATCAGGGCCCACGtctatattgaacttatattgcttcatgaaggcatcaactaaATCCTTCCATTTTTTGACCTTGGTATTGCCCAACCGTATATACCAAGTGAGGGAAACATCACTCAAGCtgtcttgaaagaaatgaatcaaCAATTTCTCATTATCAACCACCTCAGCCATTTTGTTGTAGTATGATTTGAGATGAGTTATAGGGCATTGAGTTTCCGTCTATTTAACAAATTCTGGCACTCTAAAATTTTTGGGAATGACAACGTTGGGCACCAAACACATCTCAGCAGCCTTTATAGGATCATATAGGTGAATTTCCTCAAATGCCCTCATCCTTTGTTCTAGGGCAATGAATTTGTTCAGCTTATCCTTTTTTATCATATTGCCTTTTTGAGATCCTTTCTTTGTAGAATCAATGGTGGATGAAATTCTCGCAGGGTATGCTGGCTGGAAATGCATAGCTTATTGAAATTTGGATGACACCCTATTTGCCCCAAGATTATGTGGATCGAAATGAGTTACATGCATATCTTCAAGCTAAGCTATAAGTGTTGCTTTTCCGGATTTATCTCTCAAGGCCTGCTCGAGTAGACTAGTAAGCCTTGCGACTTCTTCTTTAAGATTGTCCACCTCTTTTTGATGTTGGGCTTCCAACTGggctctttcttcgttttccatttgtctttttctCGAATGAGTTTATTATATGTAAGTTTCAAtagggaacctatatttcaacctgtaaatgtaaatcatgcaatttatgcaaaaatattgattcaattaaaaatgcttATGAAATGTAGACACGTCCTTCACGGGATGACAACCTAATAGGAAGATCCTAATTGTTGAGTGCATCAAAAGGTTGGTCATTATCTAGTTTCAAAGGATCTTTCGCATGCTCAGTAATCGTCCATGAAAGGTCGATATGAggcttacaagtagtgtgaaCATAGAGGCCATGAGAAATATCAGTTCGACATATCAACCACttccaagtaaacaatcaaacgagagttggatggtttcacgaGTCTTACCCAGGCTAAAGCCGTTGAGGTACCCTTACTTTCCCACTTATCCTAGATTTTCAGGTGTGTGCTTTTGACGTGATGCATGACAATATAAACAtagatgcatgctaaaacagtaaattcaagaaaaataaacaaataaacacaacataacaaatattatagcaattgataaacaaaaggcaaagcttAGTCCATTAGTCCTCAGTGGAGTCGCTAttctgtcgcacccgacatcgcggcggccttaaaaataatatttcatggaaaagaacagatttctggcatcctgTTCTTTAATGGGGAatggtcttgtttaaggagtcactacctagtattatggtcactagaaatcctaactggtcaacagagattctatggttcgggactGATTACGTAAAAGAGAAGATAtcatcaccccttaaacgttttgcctgaggcagactgcattgctagTTTTGTCTTAagttgctaaatgtttattagtttacgccatgataatttgcttataatattcagtgaatattcaactacaaaTATCTCCAACTttagcgttggtaaatattacgtagctataaaataaattagatcaatattttttattccctactctagcgccagtgaataaataaataaaaataaatttatttttaagcatgcacatatttttttattttttagctaaataaaatagatataacgaataaaaataatataaatttaaactggtatttttattcctgactctggcgtcagtgaataaaccaataaatttacattatttttattcatgcatacatatttttttatttattttttatttttttctaataatataatgaataaaaataatataaatttaaaccggtatttttattcctgactctggcgtcagtgaataaaccaataaatttacattatttttattcatgcatacacatttttaacgtatttttttattttttttctaccttttttatttttctattttttagggctgggcccagctcagtCCATATGGGTGGGCTAAGCCCAGCCAGCCCGgcctggtcactggcccaagccagtgaccggCTGGGCAGATGAATGAAATGGGAATTAAGCTCACCTGCTTCTGGAGATGACGAAGAAGGCTGCAACGCTGGTAGCTGCCACTCTCGTTCGACGACTTTCCTCTCTCCACCCATTGTGCCCACTGTCTTcccttcttttgatttctcaatTCTTGAGATGAAGAAGCTGAGAAGGTAATGGGTATGTCTGTTTTCTCTGAATTGTTTTACTGATTGCGGGTTGCTCTTTTTTCTGCAGGGACTAAGATAATTGCAGGGATAATTCTCATCTCTGTCTCTGCtactctcttcctctctccttctctccgtgtatgttttttttttgagtttatgctctgcttttttttctctgtttttctggGTTGATTTTTCAGCTCTGTCTTTTTCTTCCACGTTCTAGGTTTTCTTCCACGTTcaaattcttataaataaattatcttaatataaaaaccaaatatatattacaaatttatacattcaAATACAATGAAACTATAACAAAAGTGGCAttagaggaggagaaggagaatGATCGTCCACGAGACCGTGAGGCCAATAAAAAGGTGTGCATGTACCACTCTTCTGTGATATAATATCAATGACCATTCAACAGAGTTCTTCATAATCCATAGAGAAtcgttcatatttttcattgggATGAGTCATACGTTCTTCCACTCATTGATCTAACAAGGGCGTGAACTTCGGAGACTGAGTTCTCGGGACCGATTATGAGAACCCAATAGTTGAAATATTATGGATCGTCTGCAAGTTCTTGGCCATAGTGTTAGAGAGTCTGTATACTCGATTTTTATTGGATCCACCATACGATCCTACCTCCAACCACAAATCAGGGTGGGTCGAAGGATCGTCTTCGTAACTCTTCTTTAATCGACTGTTATATGTCtcctggaaataaaaaaaatgaaataatcaaattcaagaaaataataacttaagggaaaaaattatttaaaaccaaCGTGCCACAAAGTGTTGAGCTCGATTGTTGATGAACTATTGCACCCTTTTTTTATGGTCATCACTCTGCACATGCATTTCCATAAAAAACTTCATTAGGTTTGACTCACGTCTAAGAGTCGTAGCCTGTGAGATAAAAATTTGTCagttcaatatatttataaataacaacaaattaaaaaaaatagatgtgattaaaataaatcttaccATCTGCTTCACATACAAAATGAACGAAGCAGAGTTACCGATGTGCGTGATAACAGAATCGTGAATTTGTTGACTCCGGTTCCCTGCACTAGACTGTAACTGTCGTGTGAAACACCCGAACACCACTTACTGAATGTATTCTGCCCATATACTCTCCGGGATGTATGACGGCCTGAAATTCTTCCAAACCGTCATATCATTCTAACCTGGTAAAgcgttttttttagtatattttttactgataaaGTTAGCGATGAAAAAATTAGATCAGTAAATATCACTATAATTACCGATCAAAAaattctattaatatttttttttgtattcaataattttctagtagtgcaGTGAGATCTTAAAACTAATTAGATTTATAAtccattaaataaaaagttcaatAAAATAGTATAAACTAAGCCCTAATTAATAAACTGAAATAACTCTAATAACATCCCCTAGCTAACCGAAAAGTAATAGGTTGACCACCACTTCATCATCGTTGTCATGTGCGTGAATAAACCGTGTCTTTTGTCCGGtgtatgaaatataaaaaaattattttttagcagATCAACTATCTATTTTGACAATATTAACTTTATCTGTCATCTATTAACATCAATATGGATGGGACCGTAGCTAGCTATAAATTAAACaccacaagaaaacaaaatataataggATGTTGCTGATAAATGATTGAACTAGTCTAGACATAGTGAAGAAATCAACAAATTAACGTTGTGGTTGGATAAGTGGTTTGTCAAGtgtatgaaatataaaaaaattattttttagtggaTCGGACCTGGCTCatcaaattaattgagatttaaTAGGTTTTGAATaccagtgtttttttttttaaatcaacattgaagaaaaaccaGCATAAGCTCCTAAAtcccattattattattattattattatgaaaaaatcagAAGCAAAATGAGATTATTTAACCATATATGAAGGTTTCCGCAGGGATGTACGTGGTTTATTTTCACAAGACAATGTCATCGAGAATATCATCTCAAAACGTCAATCTCGGCCAAACACAATTCACATTACAAAATTCCATCTATATAGGTCTACTGATGAAAATCCGAGTCATCtgtaacatgaatataaactgGATAAAATGACATGTAATATGCTAGAGGGCAGTACTGATGGGAGACTATAAGAgcagataaaattaaaaaaaaaaaaaaaacaagaagatagAAAAGATATCAGAATACAAAGTATTAAAGAAACCAAAACGATAATTGGTGTTGCTATTAGATGATTCTATAAAATCATGGCCGGCCAACAAGCACATCCTTGTAAGGAGTTGTTGCAGGAAGAGGTGCTGCTCTCGTTTCCGCTGCTGTCATTTTCcttctcctctcctcttctAGGATGAGTGGCGAGTGACCCTCCCTTTCTCGTATCAAACGCTCTTGAGCCCCTCCTCTCAATTTCTCTAACCGCAGTCCATCAATTTGCTGCATCTTGAACACCTTGACTACGTTTGCTAATCCCCCTATAAAAATCATTAGACTTCCACAGATGCCTGTCCAGACCCAAGTCTTGCCCTGCATTAATCAAGAAACTTTGCTGTACGTTAACAGCTACCATGCAAAAGTATTCAAAGATTTTCTATTTAGATTGTGATGTTTAAACCATCGTTTTTTCTATCCAATTAGACTACTGCTATTTCCAAAACTCGAGCAGATTGCTTAAAACTATAACTAAACAAATTTACAGCTTACCAATAGTTTCAGTCCATGATGGCCCCGTCCTGCTTGCTCATGAATATTGAGAATAGAACCAACCAAGAATAGCAAACTTCCCATTAAAAATGGGATGTGGACGCTCTGTTGCAAGATTTGTACATGCCCATCAGCTCTCTCATATATCTGGCATGAGTTGTGTATGGATCCGAGCACCCACAAAGCCGGTCCGGCAATAAGCAAGTTTAGAGCATGCCTTTCCAATTTGAAGTGCCCATATCCCTTGTATTCCTGCAATTGTGGATTGCCTCAACATTCAAATTATTTGCAATATGTACTTAAAGCTTATAACTGTGCTCCTAAGAATACAGGATTTTAAGAGGAGACAGTGGAATGCTGTGGATTACATAGACCTTAATTTCATAACGAAGTTACAAAAAGCTTCTCTGTGAAAAGATGAATTCAAA contains:
- the LOC133675995 gene encoding uncharacterized protein LOC133675995, which gives rise to MVKLASARESRMYGPRLARNRGEYMNAGLCVFAAIVLVGGFVAELSKEPKSGLVLLLIALLLIMVVNLHDLVAHLAGIDYRFPLMGFDTQLALVELAVPVVQASGALLSFLGILFLFIQEYKGYGHFKLERHALNLLIAGPALWVLGSIHNSCQIYERADGHVQILQQSVHIPFLMGSLLFLVGSILNIHEQAGRGHHGLKLLGKTWVWTGICGSLMIFIGGLANVVKVFKMQQIDGLRLEKLRGGAQERLIREREGHSPLILEEERRRKMTAAETRAAPLPATTPYKDVLVGRP